A section of the Enterococcus montenegrensis genome encodes:
- a CDS encoding biotin--[acetyl-CoA-carboxylase] ligase, with protein sequence MTTKDRVLQLLKQNNATLSGEKIAQELAISRTAVWKAIKELEKVGYTFEHLKTGYRYLPQDRLDDVAIAAGLPDLAVATKDISESTMKDAKLAQVSGIKAPFLVVADMQTAAHGRFNRPFFAQKGEGIYMSLLLTPNQSFAELPQYTVLAAVAVCQAIEKLTTRKPQIKWVNDIYLEGRKICGILSEAQSDFESGIISHVIIGMGFNFAIPQKDFPSDLQQKATSLFAEGGTPPFERNQLINEIWRHFFDLLAQLPKQDFLTEYRKRSFVLGQNVSFTQGGKTYSGIAKDITDEGQLVVATPQQTFTLNSGEISLSSIGK encoded by the coding sequence TTGACGACAAAAGACCGCGTATTACAACTTTTAAAACAAAATAACGCCACTTTATCCGGAGAAAAAATTGCCCAAGAATTAGCTATTTCCCGTACTGCTGTCTGGAAAGCAATTAAAGAATTGGAAAAAGTCGGTTATACTTTTGAGCATTTAAAAACAGGTTACCGTTATTTACCACAAGATCGCTTGGATGATGTAGCCATTGCCGCTGGTTTACCTGATTTAGCAGTGGCGACAAAAGACATCTCGGAATCGACGATGAAAGATGCCAAACTTGCCCAAGTTAGTGGTATTAAAGCACCCTTTTTAGTCGTAGCCGATATGCAGACAGCGGCGCACGGCCGCTTTAACCGCCCATTTTTCGCGCAAAAAGGCGAAGGCATTTACATGAGTTTATTACTAACTCCTAACCAATCTTTTGCGGAATTACCCCAGTATACCGTTTTGGCGGCTGTGGCTGTTTGCCAGGCGATTGAAAAATTAACAACCCGCAAACCACAAATTAAATGGGTCAACGATATTTATTTGGAGGGGCGTAAAATTTGCGGCATCCTTTCAGAAGCCCAAAGCGATTTTGAGTCTGGCATTATTTCCCACGTGATTATCGGTATGGGCTTTAACTTTGCCATTCCACAAAAAGATTTTCCAAGTGACCTGCAACAAAAAGCCACTTCTCTTTTTGCCGAAGGGGGTACGCCACCTTTTGAACGTAATCAATTAATCAATGAAATTTGGCGGCACTTTTTTGACCTATTAGCGCAATTACCCAAGCAAGATTTCTTAACTGAGTATCGCAAGCGCTCCTTTGTTTTGGGGCAAAATGTCAGCTTTACGCAGGGCGGAAAAACGTATTCCGGTATTGCTAAAGATATTACCGATGAAGGCCAGCTAGTCGTAGCTACGCCACAACAAACCTTCACCTTAAACTCTGGCGAGATCAGTCTCAGCTCCATTGGCAAATAA
- the rpoB gene encoding DNA-directed RNA polymerase subunit beta: MAGHVVKYGKHRERRSYARISEVLELPNLIEIQTDSYQWFLDEGLREMFEDILPIDDFNGNLSLEFVDYDLKEPKYTVEEARAHDANYSAPLHVTLRLTNRETGEIKSQEVFFGDFPLMTEQGTFIINGAERVIVSQLVRSPGVYFHGKVDKNGKEGFGSTVIPNRGAWLEMETDAKDISYVRIDRTRKIPLTVLVRALGFGSDDTILEIFGESLSLRNTIEKDLHKNASDSRTEEGLKDIYERLRPGEPKTADSSRNLLNARFFDPKRYDLANVGRYKVNKKLDLKTRLLNLTLAETLVDPETGEIIVEKGTVLSHQEMDKLAPFLDNGLNAVTYYPSEDGVVTEPMTVQVIKVFSPKDPEREVNVIGNGYPDASVKTVRPADIIAAMSYFFNLMESIGNVDDIDHLGNRRIRSVGELLQNQFRIGLARMERVVRERMSIQDTETLTPQQLINIRPVVASIKEFFGSSQLSQFMDQTNPLGELTHKRRLSALGPGGLTRDRAGYEVRDVHYSHYGRMCPIETPEGPNIGLINSLASYAKVNKYGFIETPYRRVDRATGRVTDQIDYLTADIEDHYVVAQANSPLNEDGSFKEELVMARATSENLEVTIDKIDYMDVSPKQVVAVATACIPFLENDDSNRALMGANMQRQAVPLINPKSPWVGTGMEYKSAHDSGAALLCKNPGVVEFCDASEIRVRREDGALDVYSVTKFRRSNSGTSYNQRPLVKLGEEVEKGDILADGPSMENGEMALGQNVLIGFMTWEGYNYEDAIIMSRRLVKDDVYTSIHIEEYESEARDTKLGPEEITREIPNVGEDALKNLDEMGIIRIGAEVKDGDLLVGKVTPKGVTELSAEERLLHAIFGEKAREVRDTSLRVPHGGGGIVHDVKIFTREAGDELSPGVNMLVRVYIVQKRKIHEGDKMAGRHGNKGVVSRIMPEEDMPYLPDGTPIDVMLNPLGVPSRMNIGQVLELHLGMAARQLGIHVATPVFDGANDEDVWATVKEAGMASDAKTVLYDGRTGEPFDGRISVGVMYMIKLAHMVDDKLHARSIGPYSLVTQQPLGGKAQFGGQRFGEMEVWALEAYGAAYTLQEILTYKSDDVVGRVKTYEAIVKGEPIPKPGVPESFRVLVKELQSLGLDMRVLDIEDEEIELRDMDDDDDDLITVDALTKFAEQQSAKEVEQAAAAEEKTAEEDLNQEIETAEDVE, translated from the coding sequence TTGGCTGGACACGTAGTAAAATACGGGAAACATCGCGAACGTAGAAGTTACGCTAGAATCAGTGAAGTATTGGAATTACCGAATTTGATCGAAATTCAAACCGACTCTTACCAATGGTTTTTAGATGAAGGTTTACGTGAGATGTTTGAAGACATCTTACCAATTGATGATTTTAACGGTAATTTGTCACTGGAATTTGTTGATTACGACTTGAAGGAACCAAAATACACAGTTGAAGAAGCTCGCGCGCATGATGCAAACTATTCTGCGCCACTACATGTTACTTTGCGTTTGACAAACCGGGAAACTGGCGAAATTAAATCACAAGAAGTTTTCTTCGGTGATTTCCCATTGATGACCGAACAAGGTACATTCATCATCAACGGTGCTGAACGGGTTATCGTATCACAGTTGGTACGTTCACCAGGTGTTTATTTCCACGGTAAAGTAGATAAAAATGGTAAAGAAGGCTTTGGTTCAACTGTTATTCCTAACCGTGGTGCATGGTTGGAAATGGAAACAGACGCCAAAGATATTTCCTATGTACGGATTGACCGCACACGTAAAATTCCATTAACAGTATTGGTTCGGGCGTTAGGTTTTGGCTCCGACGATACAATTCTTGAAATTTTTGGCGAAAGCTTATCATTACGCAACACAATCGAAAAAGACTTGCATAAAAACGCAAGTGATTCTCGTACTGAAGAAGGCTTAAAAGATATTTACGAACGACTACGTCCAGGAGAACCAAAAACTGCGGACAGTTCTCGTAACCTTTTGAATGCCCGCTTCTTTGATCCAAAACGTTACGACCTTGCTAATGTCGGTCGTTACAAAGTAAACAAAAAATTAGACCTTAAAACACGTCTATTGAACTTAACGTTAGCTGAAACTTTGGTTGATCCTGAAACAGGTGAAATCATCGTTGAAAAAGGCACTGTTTTGTCTCACCAAGAAATGGACAAATTAGCACCTTTCTTAGATAACGGTTTGAATGCTGTTACGTATTATCCTTCAGAAGATGGTGTCGTGACAGAACCAATGACAGTTCAAGTGATTAAAGTATTTTCACCAAAAGATCCAGAACGAGAAGTTAACGTAATCGGTAACGGCTATCCTGACGCTTCTGTGAAAACAGTTCGCCCTGCAGATATCATTGCTGCTATGAGCTACTTCTTCAACTTAATGGAAAGTATCGGCAATGTTGACGATATCGACCACTTAGGTAACCGTCGGATTCGCTCCGTTGGTGAATTATTACAAAACCAATTCCGTATCGGTTTAGCCCGGATGGAACGTGTGGTAAGAGAACGGATGTCTATTCAAGACACTGAAACGCTAACACCACAACAATTAATCAATATTCGTCCAGTTGTGGCAAGTATCAAAGAATTCTTTGGTTCTTCTCAGTTGTCACAGTTCATGGACCAAACAAACCCATTAGGTGAGTTAACCCACAAACGTCGTCTATCAGCCTTAGGGCCTGGTGGTTTGACACGGGATCGTGCCGGCTATGAAGTTCGAGACGTTCACTATTCTCACTATGGTCGTATGTGTCCAATTGAAACGCCTGAAGGTCCAAACATCGGGTTGATCAATAGTTTGGCATCATACGCAAAAGTAAATAAATATGGCTTTATTGAAACACCATATCGTCGTGTGGACCGTGCGACTGGCCGTGTAACGGATCAAATCGACTATTTAACAGCCGACATTGAAGACCATTACGTGGTTGCCCAAGCAAACAGCCCATTAAATGAAGATGGTAGTTTCAAAGAAGAATTAGTGATGGCCCGTGCAACTTCTGAAAACTTAGAAGTAACGATTGATAAAATTGATTACATGGACGTATCGCCAAAACAAGTAGTTGCAGTTGCGACTGCATGTATTCCTTTCTTAGAAAACGATGACTCCAACCGTGCCTTGATGGGTGCCAACATGCAGCGTCAAGCTGTGCCGTTGATTAACCCTAAATCACCATGGGTTGGGACTGGGATGGAATATAAATCAGCTCATGACTCAGGTGCTGCTTTATTATGTAAAAACCCAGGTGTCGTTGAATTTTGTGATGCATCTGAAATTCGTGTTCGTCGTGAAGACGGGGCATTAGATGTCTACTCTGTTACAAAATTCCGTCGTTCAAACTCAGGTACTAGCTACAACCAACGCCCATTAGTAAAACTAGGGGAAGAAGTTGAAAAAGGCGATATCCTAGCTGACGGACCTTCCATGGAAAACGGGGAAATGGCCTTAGGACAAAACGTTTTAATTGGTTTCATGACTTGGGAAGGTTACAACTACGAAGATGCCATCATCATGAGCCGTCGTTTGGTTAAAGATGATGTTTATACTTCGATTCATATTGAAGAATACGAATCAGAAGCTCGTGATACAAAATTAGGACCTGAAGAAATTACCCGCGAAATTCCAAACGTTGGGGAAGATGCATTGAAGAACTTGGACGAAATGGGGATTATCCGCATTGGTGCCGAAGTAAAAGACGGCGACTTATTAGTTGGTAAAGTAACGCCAAAAGGTGTAACGGAATTATCAGCTGAAGAACGTCTATTACATGCTATCTTCGGTGAAAAAGCCCGCGAAGTTCGCGACACTTCTCTTCGTGTTCCTCACGGCGGTGGCGGTATCGTCCACGACGTGAAAATCTTTACCCGTGAAGCTGGCGACGAATTATCACCAGGGGTTAATATGTTAGTGCGCGTTTACATCGTGCAAAAACGTAAGATCCATGAAGGGGATAAAATGGCCGGTCGTCACGGTAATAAAGGGGTTGTATCCCGGATTATGCCAGAAGAAGATATGCCATATCTTCCAGATGGTACACCAATTGACGTGATGTTGAATCCTTTAGGGGTGCCATCACGGATGAACATCGGACAAGTGTTGGAATTACACTTAGGAATGGCTGCCCGTCAATTAGGTATTCATGTTGCAACACCAGTCTTTGATGGTGCAAATGATGAAGACGTTTGGGCAACTGTTAAAGAAGCAGGTATGGCAAGTGATGCCAAAACGGTTCTTTACGATGGCCGTACTGGTGAACCATTTGATGGTCGTATCTCCGTTGGGGTTATGTACATGATTAAACTAGCCCACATGGTTGACGATAAATTGCATGCCCGTTCAATTGGACCTTACTCACTTGTTACCCAACAACCATTGGGTGGTAAAGCGCAGTTTGGTGGACAACGTTTCGGGGAAATGGAAGTTTGGGCACTGGAAGCTTACGGTGCAGCTTACACCTTGCAAGAAATCTTGACTTATAAATCAGATGACGTTGTAGGTCGTGTGAAAACATACGAAGCAATCGTTAAAGGTGAACCAATTCCAAAACCTGGTGTACCAGAATCCTTCCGCGTATTAGTGAAAGAATTACAATCATTAGGTTTAGATATGCGCGTCCTTGATATCGAAGATGAAGAAATTGAACTTCGTGACATGGATGACGATGATGATGATTTAATTACAGTAGATGCTTTGACGAAATTCGCCGAACAACAATCTGCTAAAGAAGTTGAACAGGCAGCTGCCGCTGAAGAAAAAACTGCAGAAGAAGATTTGAATCAAGAAATCGAAACTGCCGAAGACGTTGAATAA
- the rpoC gene encoding DNA-directed RNA polymerase subunit beta': MIDVNKFESMQIGLASPEKIRSWSYGEVKKPETINYRTLKPEREGLFDERIFGPTKDWECACGKYKRIRYKGIVCDRCGVEVTRSKVRRERMGHIELAAPVSHIWYFKGIPSRMGLVLDMSPRALEEVIYFASYVVIDPGDTSLEKKQLLTEREYREKREQYGQTFTAAMGAEAIKQLLDSVDLDGEAAELKEELKTASGQKRTRAIRRLDILEAFRKSGNKPSWMVMDVIPVIPPDLRPMVQLEGGRFATSDLNDLYRRVINRNNRLKRLLDLNAPSIIVQNEKRMLQEAVDALIDNGRRGRPVTGPGNRPLKSLSHMLKGKQGRFRQNLLGKRVDYSGRSVIVVGPFLKMYQCGLPKEMAIELFKPFVMKELVQREIASNIKNAKRKIERMEDEVWDVLEDVIKEHPVLLNRAPTLHRLGIQAFEPVLVEGRAIRLHPLVCEAYNADFDGDQMAVHVPLNDEAQAEARMLMLAAQNILNPKDGKPVVTPSQDMVLGNYYLTMEEDGREGEGMIFRDMDEAVTAWRNGYVHLHSRIAVNPRTLGDKPFTEEQKNRLMVTTVGKVIFNSIMPPEFPYLNEPTDFNLTIQTPDKYFVEAGTDIPSFIKEQELVGPFKKKNLGNIIAEVFKRFKVTETSKMLDRMKDLGYKHSTHAGITVGIADIMVLSEKHDIIENAHKQVETITKQFRRGLITDDERYERVIGVWNAAKDEIQQKLMESLDAKNPIFMMSDSGARGNISNFTQLAGMRGLMAAPNGRIMELPIISNFREGLSVLEMFISTHGARKGMTDTALKTADSGYLTRRLVDVAQDVIIREEDCGTDRGLDISAIREGNEIIESLEERLVGRYTHKSVVNPETGELILGSDDLITEDIARQIVDAGIETVSIRSVFTCNTKHGVCKHCYGRNLATGAEVEVGEAVGTIAAQSIGEPGTQLTMRTFHTGGVAGDDITQGLPRVQEIFEARNPKGQAVITEVTGEVIEIAEDAATRSKEVTIKGTTDTRTYTVPYTARMKVTEGDYIHRGAPLTEGSIDPKQLLQVRDVLSVENYLLREVQRVYRMQGVEIGDKHIEVMVRQMLRKVRVMDPGDTEILPGTLLDIADFKDQNYNTLVAGGVPATSRPVLLGITKASLETNSFLSAASFQETTRVLTDAAIRGKRDPLLGLKENVIIGKIIPAGTGMARYRNMEPKEVTVASENVYSISDIEAQMAAEDALNNQD, encoded by the coding sequence TTGATCGATGTAAATAAATTCGAAAGCATGCAAATAGGTCTGGCATCTCCTGAGAAAATCAGAAGCTGGTCATACGGGGAAGTTAAAAAACCTGAGACCATCAACTACCGCACGCTAAAACCGGAACGGGAAGGTTTGTTTGACGAACGCATCTTCGGTCCTACTAAAGACTGGGAATGTGCTTGTGGTAAATACAAACGCATCCGTTACAAAGGCATCGTCTGTGACCGGTGTGGCGTGGAAGTAACACGCTCAAAAGTACGTCGTGAACGTATGGGTCACATTGAATTAGCTGCTCCGGTTTCACATATTTGGTATTTCAAAGGTATCCCATCACGGATGGGCTTAGTTTTAGACATGAGCCCACGGGCATTGGAAGAAGTTATTTACTTCGCTTCTTATGTCGTAATCGATCCAGGCGATACTTCACTAGAGAAAAAACAATTATTGACTGAAAGAGAATACCGTGAAAAACGGGAACAATACGGTCAAACATTCACTGCTGCGATGGGGGCTGAAGCAATTAAACAATTGTTAGACAGCGTTGACTTAGACGGCGAAGCAGCTGAATTAAAAGAAGAATTAAAAACAGCTTCTGGTCAAAAACGGACACGGGCAATCCGCCGTTTGGATATTTTAGAAGCATTCCGAAAATCTGGCAACAAACCAAGCTGGATGGTTATGGATGTTATTCCTGTAATCCCGCCAGACTTACGTCCAATGGTGCAATTAGAAGGTGGCCGTTTTGCAACGAGTGACTTAAATGACTTGTACCGTCGTGTGATTAACCGTAACAACCGGTTAAAACGTTTATTGGACTTAAATGCACCATCTATTATCGTACAAAATGAAAAACGGATGTTACAAGAAGCCGTTGATGCATTGATTGATAATGGTCGTCGTGGCCGTCCTGTGACAGGACCAGGTAACCGCCCATTGAAATCACTTTCTCACATGTTGAAAGGGAAACAAGGTCGTTTCCGTCAAAACTTGCTAGGAAAACGTGTTGACTATTCTGGTCGTTCCGTTATCGTTGTTGGACCTTTCTTAAAAATGTATCAATGTGGTTTGCCAAAAGAAATGGCAATCGAATTGTTTAAACCATTTGTTATGAAAGAATTAGTCCAAAGAGAAATCGCTTCAAACATCAAAAATGCAAAACGTAAAATCGAACGCATGGAAGATGAAGTTTGGGACGTTTTAGAAGACGTCATCAAAGAACATCCAGTTCTATTGAACCGGGCACCTACTTTGCACAGATTAGGTATCCAAGCCTTTGAACCAGTCTTAGTTGAAGGTCGCGCAATCCGCTTGCACCCATTAGTGTGTGAAGCCTACAATGCCGATTTCGATGGGGACCAAATGGCTGTTCACGTACCGTTAAATGACGAAGCGCAAGCAGAAGCGCGGATGTTAATGTTAGCGGCACAAAACATCTTAAATCCAAAAGATGGTAAACCAGTTGTAACCCCTTCTCAAGATATGGTCTTAGGGAACTACTATTTGACGATGGAAGAAGATGGCCGTGAAGGTGAAGGTATGATCTTCCGCGATATGGATGAAGCTGTAACTGCATGGCGCAATGGCTATGTGCATTTACACTCTCGGATTGCGGTTAACCCAAGAACTCTAGGGGACAAACCATTCACTGAAGAACAAAAAAATCGTTTGATGGTAACGACGGTTGGTAAAGTTATTTTTAACTCCATTATGCCACCAGAATTCCCTTACCTAAACGAACCAACTGATTTCAACTTGACAATCCAAACGCCTGACAAGTACTTTGTTGAAGCAGGAACAGATATTCCAAGTTTCATCAAAGAACAAGAGCTCGTTGGACCATTCAAGAAGAAAAACTTAGGAAATATCATTGCAGAAGTCTTCAAACGTTTCAAAGTTACAGAAACTTCTAAAATGTTGGACCGCATGAAAGACTTAGGTTACAAACACTCTACTCATGCCGGTATCACTGTGGGGATCGCTGATATCATGGTTTTATCTGAAAAACATGACATCATTGAAAATGCCCACAAACAAGTAGAAACAATCACTAAACAATTCCGTCGTGGTTTGATTACAGATGATGAACGGTATGAACGCGTTATTGGTGTTTGGAATGCAGCCAAAGATGAAATCCAACAAAAATTGATGGAATCTTTAGATGCGAAAAACCCAATCTTCATGATGAGTGACTCTGGAGCCCGTGGTAACATCTCCAACTTTACGCAGCTTGCTGGTATGCGTGGTTTGATGGCCGCTCCAAATGGTCGTATCATGGAATTGCCAATCATCTCAAACTTCCGTGAAGGACTTTCTGTCTTGGAAATGTTTATCTCTACTCACGGTGCACGTAAAGGGATGACCGATACCGCCTTGAAGACTGCCGATTCCGGTTATCTTACACGTCGTTTGGTTGACGTGGCTCAAGATGTTATCATTCGTGAAGAAGACTGTGGTACCGATCGTGGTTTAGATATCAGCGCAATTCGCGAAGGCAACGAAATCATCGAATCCTTGGAAGAACGCTTAGTAGGACGTTATACACATAAATCTGTCGTAAATCCTGAAACGGGCGAATTAATTCTTGGTTCTGATGACTTAATCACCGAAGATATTGCACGTCAAATCGTGGATGCTGGGATTGAAACTGTTTCAATTCGCTCTGTCTTCACATGTAATACAAAACATGGTGTATGTAAACATTGTTATGGTCGTAACTTGGCAACAGGTGCTGAAGTTGAAGTTGGTGAAGCAGTTGGTACAATCGCTGCCCAATCAATCGGTGAACCAGGTACTCAGTTGACCATGCGTACATTCCATACCGGTGGGGTTGCCGGGGACGATATTACCCAAGGTTTACCTCGTGTCCAAGAAATTTTTGAAGCCCGTAATCCAAAAGGGCAAGCTGTCATCACTGAAGTTACAGGTGAAGTCATTGAAATCGCTGAAGATGCTGCAACACGCAGTAAAGAAGTGACAATCAAAGGTACGACCGATACACGGACCTACACTGTTCCGTATACAGCACGCATGAAAGTGACAGAAGGAGATTACATCCATCGTGGTGCACCTCTAACTGAAGGTTCTATCGATCCAAAACAATTGTTACAAGTTCGCGATGTTTTATCCGTTGAAAACTACCTATTACGGGAAGTACAACGTGTTTACCGTATGCAAGGGGTAGAAATCGGTGACAAACATATCGAAGTTATGGTTCGTCAAATGTTGCGTAAAGTTCGCGTAATGGACCCAGGTGATACTGAAATTTTACCAGGTACATTATTAGACATTGCCGACTTTAAAGACCAAAACTACAACACATTGGTTGCTGGTGGCGTACCTGCGACATCTCGTCCAGTGTTACTAGGGATTACAAAAGCATCATTGGAAACAAATAGTTTCTTATCTGCTGCGTCATTCCAAGAAACAACACGGGTGTTAACAGACGCTGCAATCCGTGGTAAACGTGACCCATTACTAGGCTTGAAAGAAAATGTTATCATCGGGAAAATCATTCCTGCTGGTACTGGTATGGCACGTTACCGCAATATGGAACCAAAAGAAGTTACGGTTGCTTCTGAAAATGTGTATAGCATTTCAGACATCGAAGCCCAAATGGCGGCAGAAGATGCCTTAAACAACCAAGACTAA
- a CDS encoding prepilin peptidase: protein MTFIIGCCFGSFGYLLATRLPKNSSLFPPSHCEACNTRLSWLELIPLLSFLLQKGRCRHCQTKIPLDYLIAEITCGLLFTLCLNYSPANPIITCFWLYSAWLLSISDYYFKILETSTFLVTSLVLWLGQSYLKMPFHWQTFLYCLLFAALFSYYYRDKLGVGDLLLLLAWSPWLSFWQFSMLLFLSSSFGLLYFIVAKILQKNSDRLPFIPFLSCGLFLVLHFNKTIHALFILAWEFP, encoded by the coding sequence ATGACTTTTATTATTGGCTGTTGCTTTGGCTCTTTTGGTTATCTTCTCGCGACGCGTCTGCCTAAAAATAGCTCACTTTTTCCTCCCTCTCATTGCGAGGCGTGTAACACGCGTCTTAGCTGGTTGGAATTGATTCCACTGTTAAGCTTTCTCTTACAAAAAGGACGCTGTCGTCACTGTCAAACAAAAATTCCCTTGGATTACCTTATTGCAGAAATTACTTGCGGACTGCTCTTTACTTTATGCTTAAATTATTCGCCGGCAAACCCGATCATCACTTGTTTTTGGCTATATTCTGCTTGGCTTTTGAGTATTTCCGACTACTATTTCAAAATTTTAGAAACCAGTACCTTCTTGGTAACAAGTCTTGTGCTATGGCTTGGGCAGTCTTATTTAAAGATGCCTTTTCATTGGCAGACATTCCTTTATTGTCTCCTATTTGCCGCGCTTTTTAGTTATTACTACCGTGATAAATTGGGGGTTGGTGACCTTTTATTATTGCTGGCGTGGAGCCCTTGGTTATCTTTCTGGCAATTTTCTATGCTGCTTTTTCTTAGCAGTAGTTTCGGACTTTTGTACTTTATCGTAGCAAAAATACTGCAAAAAAATAGCGACAGATTGCCCTTTATCCCTTTTTTAAGCTGTGGGCTTTTCCTCGTCCTACACTTTAACAAAACGATACATGCTCTCTTTATTTTAGCATGGGAGTTCCCTTGA